The segment ATTTAAAACAAATAACATTATGCATGAAAATTAGCACAAAATGTTTCATCATCTTCCGCTAGAAGAACCAATCGTGCGACGCGATCGCTCTGGTTGGAGTACCAATGAAATCCTTGGCGATGAATTGCGTATTGCCAGAGAAGGAGTAGGATTGTCACAAAAGGAATTAGCCGACCAAATAGCAGTACACATGACAATGAATCGCAGTATTGTTAGTTTGATTGAAGCTGGAAAAAAAGAGATTACCTTAACTCAGTTAAGGGCTTGGATGGATGCCACTGGCAAGACATCAACTGTGATTCATGGAATTGT is part of the Nostoc sp. C052 genome and harbors:
- a CDS encoding helix-turn-helix domain-containing protein, whose translation is MFHHLPLEEPIVRRDRSGWSTNEILGDELRIAREGVGLSQKELADQIAVHMTMNRSIVSLIEAGKKEITLTQLRAWMDATGKTSTVIHGIVDWCVKRNQEQSNPACQSCSESRLRNSAIL